Within Bacillus sp. E(2018), the genomic segment TTGCTTGCGGTTGCAATTTTTTCAATACTCTTTTGAGTTCCTCTTGGTCCTCTTTCTCCAATAGATCACACTTGTTCAATATTAAAACATCACAAAATTCTATCTGATCAATTATCAGATCTACTACTTCTCTTGTATCTGTCTCATCTAGCGCTGCTTTTCGGTCTAATAAGCTTTCTCCAGATGCGAAATCGTTCCAGAATCGATTTCCATCAACTACTGTTACCATCGTATCCAACTTGCATAAAGAAGCTAGATCAACTCCTGATTCTTCATCTAGATAAGTGAAAGTTTGTGCAACTGGAATCGGTTCACTTATACCTGTTGATTCTATAAGGATATAATCGATATCCCCATTTTTTACGATTCTTTCTACTTCTATCAATAGATCCTCTCTTAACGTGCAGCAAATACACCCGTTTGTCATTTCAACGAGCTTTTCTTCTGTTCTGGATAACTTCGTCTCATTTTTTATTAATGCAGCATCTATATTGATCTCGCTCATATCGTTAACGATTACCGCTACCTTTAATCCGTCTCGATTTGATAACACGTGATTCATTAACGTTGTTTTACCCGCTCCTAAAAAACCACTCAACACGGTTACGGGTACGCGTTTTGTTAGTGTATGTATCATTTTATAAAAAACCTCTTTTCAAATCGTAATCATTACGATTTATATCGTAAAACAGGTTACTCTTCAAGTCAAGACAAAATGCTAAAATGATTATTTTTCTCATGATTTTAGAAAGAAAGCACAAAAAAAAGACGTGTTTTCATTACGATACACGCCTTCTTCTTAATAATCGTTCCATTCAATTTTTCCGCATTTGTTTTCTTTATCAAGTTCAACAGCAAAATTGTGCTTTTCATAAAAGTGAATGAGCCGGTCTACATGACCCCAATCTCTTTTTGCAATATCGCCTTTGATTGTTGGGATGTTCTTATCTGACGCTGTTTCTTTTAAATAGTGCATACAGATTGAGCCATACCCTTTATTAGCTGGTCCTTTAATATCACCAATATGAAGGGTGTTTTCATCTTCATAAACGGCATCAATTGAAAAATCCCATCCATCATACCTTGATTCACAGTCATTAATCATAATTTTACATTGATCTAGTTGTTCAGATTTATATACGATCACAAGATTATCTTCTTTTGTTTGATCTACACCGATCACATCATAACTTTTAGCGATTTGCTTCATATCGTTTTGCATACGCAATAACTGAAACTCAAGTTCGTTGCGATCAAGTTTTGTCTCTTTATCTTGTTCTTGTCCAAGCAATAGCATCTTATCTCTCCCCTACAACAAGCTGAAACACACAGTTTCTCATTGTACTAGAGGAGAATAGATATTTCAAATGTATTTTATTACCATTTTGAATCGATGATGTGAAACTCCGTTTGTCTGCCCGTAAAATATTGCATTTTACCTTCTATAAAACAGACTGTTTCTTCTAGATAGATCGGAACAGCTTTGTTCCATTCAGGTACGAAATGTCTAATGTTAAATTCTAATGCATAACACGTGTTATTCTCAATCCTTAGTTCTCCCCGGACAGGAATATTTTCTTGTTTATCATACAGTCCAATAATCGGTCCTGCTCCATGACAATGATAGCCGATCGGATGTGAATAAAGCATCGCGTCAATATAATTCAGTTTTGCTTTTGTTAATACACTTAAAAAAATTTCATTTCCCGTCATTCCTTCTTTACTTTCTTCAAAGAAAAAATCTTCAAATTTGTTTGCGATCTTTAGTGCATCTTTCAGACCGAATGGAGGTTCTTTCTCATTATTATTAAGAACATATGCTAACTGTTGAGTATCTGTACAAAGACCTAAATACTCAATACCAAAATCTAGATGCAAAATATCTCCGGGATGTATGGTTCCCTCTATTCTATCTAGTGATTCATCTTTCCTTTGTATATCAACTGTAGGGTAAAAGGAAGTTTTTAAACCTAAGTCTCTTACTCGTTGTCTGATCCATTCTACAATATCTTGAGTAGTGGATTGATGAGGTATGATCAGTTCGTTCGTAAACGCTTGTTTCACGATTTCTTTTGTGATAGCTTCCAGTGTTTTATATATATCAATCTCAGACTCTGTTCTTGTTTGCAGCCAATCAATCGCAAGGTTTTCAGATGAAATCAGCTTTGCTGAATGATTTGGCCCTAACACCTTTTCAATGTTTTTATAGATAGAATGACTTAATCCATCACAAAAAGCGTAATTCAAAGAAGTATTTACAGCTATTGAATCAGGATCAAAATCGTCCACCATTCTTTTTAATCCTGTAAAAGCATCCTCGCCAACTTGTAGTGGATAGCATAAATAAAAGGGTTCAAATTTTTTGTTCGTAGAGATCACATATCTTTTTATATCGCCAGAACGGTTATCTTTTATGAATGAAAAAATGGTTTGCCTTCTCGAACTGTCTATTGCAGAAGGAAACAATGTTTTCCCAAGAGGGTCTTCATGATATTCTTTACCGATCGTAATCCACATGTCTACGTTATGTTTCTTCATTAATAAAGGTAATAGTTGATCTAGTCTCTCTAGAAGCCAGT encodes:
- a CDS encoding GTP-binding protein; the protein is MIHTLTKRVPVTVLSGFLGAGKTTLMNHVLSNRDGLKVAVIVNDMSEINIDAALIKNETKLSRTEEKLVEMTNGCICCTLREDLLIEVERIVKNGDIDYILIESTGISEPIPVAQTFTYLDEESGVDLASLCKLDTMVTVVDGNRFWNDFASGESLLDRKAALDETDTREVVDLIIDQIEFCDVLILNKCDLLEKEDQEELKRVLKKLQPQAKLIETEFGKVEPKDILSTGLFDFEKASESAGWMKELETEHIPETDEYGISSFVYRKKRPFHPARLFTFLEKWPAEIVRAKGFIWVASRNEWAILLSQAGTSIIFQPAGQWVAALPKEEQEEIIEEEKRENPNWDEEYGDRINELVFIGIDYNKEQLLEQLDECLLTDFEMYNEDWSVFNDPLPHFPESE
- a CDS encoding M24 family metallopeptidase encodes the protein MAIHTEKSIQILSLSEQEKIMDHWLLERLDQLLPLLMKKHNVDMWITIGKEYHEDPLGKTLFPSAIDSSRRQTIFSFIKDNRSGDIKRYVISTNKKFEPFYLCYPLQVGEDAFTGLKRMVDDFDPDSIAVNTSLNYAFCDGLSHSIYKNIEKVLGPNHSAKLISSENLAIDWLQTRTESEIDIYKTLEAITKEIVKQAFTNELIIPHQSTTQDIVEWIRQRVRDLGLKTSFYPTVDIQRKDESLDRIEGTIHPGDILHLDFGIEYLGLCTDTQQLAYVLNNNEKEPPFGLKDALKIANKFEDFFFEESKEGMTGNEIFLSVLTKAKLNYIDAMLYSHPIGYHCHGAGPIIGLYDKQENIPVRGELRIENNTCYALEFNIRHFVPEWNKAVPIYLEETVCFIEGKMQYFTGRQTEFHIIDSKW